The Desulfobulbus propionicus DSM 2032 DNA segment TCGAGGAATTGAAACTGCTCGCCCCGGGGCAGCGGCTCCATCTCGATGGTGCAGTCGCCGAACTGGCCGCGGCCGCCGGATTGCTTCTTGTGCTTGCCCTGAACCGTGACCTTGCCCTTGAGGGTTTCGCGATAAGGCACCTTGGGCGTGCGCAATTCCATCTCCACGCCGAACTTACGTTTGATCTTCTCGCCGATCACCTCAAGATGCACCTGGCCAACGCCGGAAATGAGGGTCTCGTGGGTCTGTTGCTCGCGAGTCAGCTTCAGGGTCAGGTCTTCGTCGAGCAACCGGGTGATGGAGGAGAACAGCTTTTCCTCATCGCCCTTCTTGGCGCTGACCGCATAGGCAATCACCGTGGGCAGCGGCTCGATCATCGGGTAGCTGATCGGGTTGGCCTCCTCGCACAGGGTATCGCCGGTGGTGGTTTCCTTGAGTTTGGCCACGGCCACCACCATGCCGGGAATGGCCTGGTCGACGGGTTTCTGCTCCTTGCCGGCCATGATGTACAGTTGGCCGTAGCGCTCGGCGGTTTCCTTGTTGACGTTATAGAAGGCGTCGCCCTTAAGGGTACCGGAAAAGACGCGGAAAATGGTCAGGCGGCCGGCAAAGGGATCGGCCATGGTCTTGAACACCAGGGCGGAGAAGGGCGCATCGGCGGTGCCGGGACGCTCCACCGCATCCCCAGTTTTGGGGTGGGTGCCGACGCGGGCCGGACGCTGATCCGGGGAGGGCAGCAGATTGACGATGGCATCAAGCACCACGCTGGACCCCAGGTTGGCGAGCGAGGCGCAAGCGCAGACCGGCGCCACCTTGGCAGCTATGATGGCCTTGGCCAGTCCGGTTTTCAGCTCCTCGTCGGTGAGCACACCCTCTTCGAGGAATTTCTCGATCAATTCGTCATCGGTCTCGGCCACATACTCCATCAGGTTTTCCCGCAGGCTTTCCACCTCGTCCGTCAGGTCGGCCGGCACATCGGCCATCGTGGCCTTGCCGCCATCGGCGAACAACAGGGCCTTGTTGGCCACGATATCGACCACGCCCTTGAACTGGTCCTCGGCGCCAATGGGCAGATAGAGCACCACTGGATTGAGGCCGGTGGCTTCGCGGATGCCGTCGACGGTCTTCTGGAAGTTGGCGCGCTCGCGATCCATCTTGGTGACGCAGATCAGGCAGGGCAGATTGTTGTCCTTGATCAGGTCGACGAATTTCTCGGTTTGCGGACGGATGCCGAGCACCGCGCCGACGGTGAGGATGGCGCTGTCGGCCACCTGGGCGGCAAAGCGGGTTTCGTTGAAGAAGTTGTCGTCACCGGGGGTGTCGATGAGAAAAACTTCTTTTTTCTGCCAGGACAGATGGTTGAAGGCCGCACCGATGGTAATCTTGCGTTTGATCTCTTCCGGCTCGAAATCCATGGAAGAAGTCCCGTCGTCCACCTTGCCCAGCCGTTTCAAGGCACCGGCGGTAAACAGTAAGGCCTCGGCAAGAGTGGATTTGCCGCTGTTGCCATGGCCGAGAATAACCACATTCCTGATCTGCTGTACATCCTGCATGGATACCTCCAGTGAATGAAACGGGTGCTGTATCAATGTTCACGGCTGCATTCCTGCCCGAAAACCGATGAAAAGCCCTTTCTCTTTCGCGGCAAGAATGGTAACCATCGAATCCACAAAAACGACCTCCTGTTATATTCGTATTAAGATTGCAAAGTCAAGCGATAACCCGCTTTCTTCCCGAACCGTCCATGAACGCAGAACCCTCCAATCAACCCTCGACCTCCACCGGAAAAATCGCCCGTTCCGCCGGCGCGGTGAGCATCGCCGTGATGTGCAGCCGGGTGCTCGGCCTGATCCGCGAACAGGTCTTTGCCGGCCTGTTCGGCGCCGGCTTTGCCATTGATGCCTTTGTCGTCGCCTTCCGCATCCCCAATCTGTTGCGGGACCTGTTCGCCGAGGGGGCGCTGTCCGCCGCCTTTGTGACCGTGTTCACCGACTACAGCACCAACCGCGGTTCCGAGGCCACCTGGCGGCTGGCCGGCAACGTGCTGGTCTTCTTCACCCTGCTGATCAGTCTCCTCACCCTGGTCGGCCTCTACTGGACCGAGCCGATCGTCCACCTGCTGGCCCCGGATTTCGATCTGGTCGCGGGCAAGAGCGAACTGACGGTCAAACTCACCCGGATCATGTTTCCCTTCCTGCTCTTTGTATCGCTGGCCGCAGTGGTCATGGGCATGCTCAACACCAAGGGCAAGTTTTTCGTGCCGGCCATGAGTTCGACCTTCTTCAACCTGGGTTCCATCGTCGGCGGCCTGGGGCTCGCCTGGATGTTTCCCCGCTTCGGGCAGCCGGCCATCGCCGGCATGGCCTGGGGTACCTTGATCGGCGGCGCCCTGCAGCTCGTGATACAGCTGCCCACCCTGGTCAAGGTCGGCTTTCAGTTCCGCTTCAACTGCAATCCCTTCGACCCCGGCCTGCGCCGCATCCTGCTGTTGATGCTGCCCGCCACCATCGGCCTGTCCGCCACCCAGATCAACATCTTCGTCAATACCAACTTCGCCGCTTCCTGTGTCGAGGGCTCGGTCTCCTGGCTCAACTACGCCTTCCGCCTGGTGCAGCTGCCCATCGGCGTCTTTGGCGTGGCCCTGTCGATCGCGGTCATGCCGGTGCTGGCCAAACAGGCGGCCGACAAGGACCTGGCCAGCCTCAAGCAGACCTTCACCTCCTCGCTGGTGCTGGTCTTTGCCCTGGCCGTGCCCGCCACCGCCGGGCTGGTGCTGCTGGCCGAGCCGATCATCCGCCTGATCTTCGAACACGGCGCCTTCACCGCCATGGACACCCTGCAGACCGCCGACGCCCTCACCTACTACGCCATCGGCCTGTTCGCCTATGCGGCCATCAAGGTGATGGTGCCGGTCTTCTATGCCATCGGCAACACCAAGTACCCGGTGGTCGGCAGCTTTCTCGGCGTGGCTATCAACATTCTCACCATCACTCTGGTGATTGATGCGCTCCAACACCGGGGCATTGCCCTGTCCACCTCCTGCGCCATGATCCTCAACTTTCTCTTTCTCAGCGTGGTTCTCTATCGCAAGCTCTCGGGCTACCCGTTGGGGTATTTATTGCAGGGATTAGTCAAGATTCTCGTGGCCACGGCGCTGATGTGCGCGGGAATCTGGGGCGTGCAAAGGGTGCTGGCCCCGTGGATGCACGGCCCCACCCTGGTGCAGATCGCAGCCTTGGGAATGGTGATTGGCATGGCGGTGGGGATCTACGGCATGATGCTGCAACTCTTACGACTGCCCGAATTCACCTTGCTCACCGCCAAGGTGGTTCAGCGCTTCCGCAGATCGTAGAGCAGTTGCAACTGGGCGAGCAGGCTGACCACGGCGGTGTCCACATGGAGAATGCGGCTGCCCATGGTGAAGCCATAAAATCCCTGGTCCAGAAAGCGCTGCAGTTCATAGTCGGACCAGCCGCCCTCGGGGCCGACCGCGAGCAACAGCCGTTGGCCGGCCACACCGGAGACCGGGAGACCGACCAGGGTACCATCGGCATCGGGATGGGCGATCAGCCCCTGACCGTTCAGGGTCGGCAGCACATCCTCGACAAAGGGTTTGAACTGGGGGTGAATGGACACCTCGGGCAGCCAGGTGTCCATGGCCTGCTCCATGCCTTCGAGCAGGAAGGTGCGGATTTTGTCCGGCGCCAGCACCGGACTGTGGAAGAAGGATTTTTCCACCCGCCGCGAGCGGATGAGATGAAAGCGCCGTACCCCCAGCACGGTGGCCTGCTTGAGGATACGTTGCAGCATGATTGGCCGGGGTAGCGCCAGGATCAGCTCGATGTGCAGATCGCAGACCGGCTGATGGGTCAGTTCCACGGCCAGCCGCACCAACTCCCCGTCAATGGCCAGCACCCGGCCCGTGCCGACCTGCCCCTGCACCACCCCCACGCGGACAGTATCGCCGGGTACCACCTTGAGCACCTTGCGCAAATGCTCGGAACGGCGGCCGGTAAGAGAAACTTCACCCACAACGAGTTCGGCGGGTTCAATGAGGAGCAAGTTCATGCTGGAGTCGCTCTGTTATAGATTGAGGATTTTCTCCTCAAACGTTAGCGTCGCGAAATAATCCTCGGGCCGCTCCTCGCGTCGAATCATCCGCACCACCCCATCCTTGCCCAATAACAACTCCTGGGGCCGCATCTTGCCGTTGTAGTTGAAGCCCATGGCATGGCCATGCGCCCCGGAATCCTGGATAATGAGGATGTCGCCGTCGGTAATCCTGGGCAGGGGCCGCTGGACCGCGAACTTGTCGTTGTTCTCGCACAGCGAACCAACCACATCGACCGTCTCCATCTCGCCCCCCTCCTTGCCCAGCACCTCGATGTGGTGATAGGCGCCGTAGAGCGCCGGCCGCATCAGGGCGGACATGCAGGCGTCCACGCCGATGTAGGTGCGGTAGATGTCCTTGCGGTTGATCGCCCGCACCACCAGCGCCCCGTGCGGGCCGGTCATATAGCGGCCGCTCTCCATGTACAACGCCGGACAGTAGCCGTGGTGATCCTTGAAATCGACGAACAGAGCAGTGATCTCCTCACCCATGGCCTCGATGTTAAGCGGATCGATGTCCGGCAGATAGGGAATGCCCAGACCGCCGCCGATGTTGATGAATTCGAAAGTGATCCCCAGTTCCTTGCTGATGGTCTCCACCAGTTCCAGCAGCATGGCCGCGGTCTGCACCATGTAGGAGTAGTGGAGTTCGTTGGAGGCGAGCATGGTGTGTAGGCCAAACCGCTTGGCGCCCCTGGCCTGGGCCAGTCGATAGGCCTCGACGATCTGCTCGTGGCTGACGCCGTACTTGGCCTCTTCGGGCTTGCCGATGATGTCGTTGCCGGTGCGGCGGCGGCCGGGATTGTAGCGGAAACAGACCAGCTCCGGCATCGTCGGCACCTTGTCGATCAGGGTGATGTCGTCCAGGTTGAGGATGCACCCCCCATCGGCGGCAGCGGCGGCAAAATCTTCGGCGCTGGTGTTGTTGGAGGTGAACATGATATCATCGGGCTTGGCCCCCAGCTCGCGGGCGAGCATCAGTTCGGTGATCGAGCTGCAGTCAAAGCCAAAGCCCATGTCCTGCATGATGGCCAGGACGGACGGATTGGGCAGGGCCTTGACCGCATAGTATTCGCGAAACTCGGGAATATCCGCAAAGGCCGCCTTCAGTCGCCGTCCGGTTTCGCGGATACCGGCCTCGTCGTAAATGTGAAAGGGCGTGCCGTAGTGGGCGACAATGGCGGGCAGGTGGGGATAGAGACGATCTTTGAACGCTTGGGACATCGGCATGACGGGTTCCTCGAATGGTTCAGCCGCGGATGGGGATGCGCGCGGTCTCTTTGTAGGTTTGGAGAACGGTCGTGGTCCGGGTGGAGACGACCTCGTTGATGATGGCAATTTTTTCCCGGATGATGGCGGCCAGTTCGGCGGTGTCGGCCACGCGGAGCTTGACCAGATAGCCGTCGTGTCCGGCCACATAGTGCACCTCCTGCACTTCGGGAATGGCCGCCAGTTGCTGACCGGTTGGGGGATGATCGCCCACCGAGCGGGTCTGGACTTCGATGAAGGCGATCTGGCGACGGTCAAACCGTTCCGGGTTGAGCCGCACCTCGTAGCCGTCGATGAAGCCCTGACGTTCCAGTTTGCGAATGCGCTCAAGCACAGCCGAAGGCGCCATTTCCACCTGACGCGCCACCTCGACATTGGGAATGCGGGCCTTCTCCTGGAGTATCTTCAGTATTTTCAGGCTGGTCTCATCAAGCATTCACACGTCCTTTGGTCAAGACAAATAACGAATCTCACCAGACAACCGGGTACAAAACCGTACCGCGAGCCCTAGCGCCGATCAAGAATAAAATTCATAATATATCAAAAAAATGCTGTAAAATTCAAAATAATGATCTTTTTACAGCAAAATATTCGATAAAAACCGGATAACAACGAATACATCCAACAGTGTGCAGAAAAATCCAGGCACGGTCGCTTCTCCTTCGACAGCACCTTGAATTGCTGGTATCAACAAGAAACTTCTCCTTCCCCGGCCTTGCCCCAAGAATTGGATCAACCGATGCCGCTCTTCTCTGTCCTCTATACCCTGCTCTCCACAGCGCTGTTCCTGTGCCTGCTGCCACTCCTGCCCCTGATTGCCTGCCGGGAGAAATACCGGCGCAGACTTTTCCAGCGGTTGGGCTTCGGCCTGGCCGCCAGGCTGCGCACCCTTTCCCCGCCGCCGGCCGGTGTGCCGACGATCTGGATCCATGCCCTGTCCGTGGGCGAGGTGACCTCGGCCCTGCCGCTGGTGCGCGGCGTGCGCGAGCATTTTCCCCAGGCGCGGATCATCTTCTCGGCCACCACCCGGGCCGGCAATCAGGTGGCGGACAAAGTGCTGTCGCCCTTGGTCGACGCCCTTATCGCTGCGCCACTCGATCTGGGACCGGTGGCATCCTTTTTCATCCGCTCGCTCCGTCCCGACCTTTTCATCCTGGTGGAAACCGATTTCTGGCCCCACTGGCTCCATTGTCTGGCCCGGCGGAATATTCCGACCCTGCTGGTCAACGGCCGGATCTCGGCACCATCCTTTGCCCGCTACCGGCGGTTTGCCTGGCTCTTTCGTCCCATGTTCCAAACCTTTACCCTGCTATCCATGCAGACCAAGGCGGATACCGACAAAATGGTGTCCCTTGGCCTCGACCCACAGCAGGTCACCACCCTGGGCAATCTGAAATTCGACACCAGCCAACTGACGGAGCATCAAGAAAGCCGGGGTGACACCGTTTGGCTCAAACAGCGTTACGGTTTTTCGACCGCGGCCCCCCTGTGGATCTGCGGCTCGACCCATCCCGGTGAAGAACAGCCGATCTTCCAGGTGTACCGGCGGCTGCTTGCCGACCTGCCGCAATTGCAATTGCTGCTCGCCCCCCGCAACATCGAGCGGGCCAAGGAAATTGTCGCCCTAGGCAGGGAGCAGGGACTTGCCTGCCGCCGCTGGACCAGCGGCAAGGACGCTCAGGGGCCGCTACTGATCCTCGATACCATCGGTGAACTGGCGGGGTGCTACCCCATGGCCGAGGTGGTATTCATCGGTGGCAGCCTGGCGCCCTTCGGTGGTCACAACCCCATCGAGCCGGCAGCTGCCGGAGTGCCGGTGCTGTTCGGTCCGCACATGGAGGATTTTGCCGAGATTGCCGCGGAATTGCATCAACGCGGCGGAGCGCGGCAGGTCGATTCCACGGATGCACTCTATGTCGAACTGCGCCATCTCTTCGCTGACCAAGCCGCACGTCGCCAGATGGCCGAGGCTGCCGGGCTGTGCGTTCGCCTCAACCGAGGCGTTGTTGGCAGGCACCTGGAGGTGATCAGTCGTCTGGTTGCAAGAGGAAAGCATCACAACAGACACGAATGAGCAGAGGTGCGAACCCTTGCGCGACAATCTGCTTCTGTGCGTTACTCTCTGCTTTATCGCCGGGGCAAGCACGGCCTTTCATGCCCATGGGATGCTGCGGCACCAGCCGCTTATCTGTGAAGCGCTCCCGCTGTTGCTGGTCCTGGCAATTATCGCCTGGCGCCTGCCACGCCGTCACGCGCCCCTGACCACGCTTCCCTTTTTTTTCCTTGCCGGTTTGCTGCACACCCACCTCGCCCTGCAACCCAACAGCGATTCCCACCATATTTCCAACAGGATTACGGCACGTACCCAGGTCACCTTGGTTGGCCGCATCGTGGCCATGCCTGAATTCGACGGCGACAAAACCCGCTTTGAATTGGCGATCGAATCACTGCTGATCCACGATCGGACGGCACGCTCTCCGTTTCAGCCCAGTCGTGGCTCCATTCTCCTGTCCGTTCCTGGACGGCTTGCGCCGGAGTTTACTCCGGGGACCATGACCATGGTCGTGGCCACGGTCGATCGCATCCGCAACTATCAGACT contains these protein-coding regions:
- the murJ gene encoding murein biosynthesis integral membrane protein MurJ — translated: MNAEPSNQPSTSTGKIARSAGAVSIAVMCSRVLGLIREQVFAGLFGAGFAIDAFVVAFRIPNLLRDLFAEGALSAAFVTVFTDYSTNRGSEATWRLAGNVLVFFTLLISLLTLVGLYWTEPIVHLLAPDFDLVAGKSELTVKLTRIMFPFLLFVSLAAVVMGMLNTKGKFFVPAMSSTFFNLGSIVGGLGLAWMFPRFGQPAIAGMAWGTLIGGALQLVIQLPTLVKVGFQFRFNCNPFDPGLRRILLLMLPATIGLSATQINIFVNTNFAASCVEGSVSWLNYAFRLVQLPIGVFGVALSIAVMPVLAKQAADKDLASLKQTFTSSLVLVFALAVPATAGLVLLAEPIIRLIFEHGAFTAMDTLQTADALTYYAIGLFAYAAIKVMVPVFYAIGNTKYPVVGSFLGVAINILTITLVIDALQHRGIALSTSCAMILNFLFLSVVLYRKLSGYPLGYLLQGLVKILVATALMCAGIWGVQRVLAPWMHGPTLVQIAALGMVIGMAVGIYGMMLQLLRLPEFTLLTAKVVQRFRRS
- a CDS encoding Lrp/AsnC family transcriptional regulator, which encodes MLDETSLKILKILQEKARIPNVEVARQVEMAPSAVLERIRKLERQGFIDGYEVRLNPERFDRRQIAFIEVQTRSVGDHPPTGQQLAAIPEVQEVHYVAGHDGYLVKLRVADTAELAAIIREKIAIINEVVSTRTTTVLQTYKETARIPIRG
- the fusA gene encoding elongation factor G, with protein sequence MQDVQQIRNVVILGHGNSGKSTLAEALLFTAGALKRLGKVDDGTSSMDFEPEEIKRKITIGAAFNHLSWQKKEVFLIDTPGDDNFFNETRFAAQVADSAILTVGAVLGIRPQTEKFVDLIKDNNLPCLICVTKMDRERANFQKTVDGIREATGLNPVVLYLPIGAEDQFKGVVDIVANKALLFADGGKATMADVPADLTDEVESLRENLMEYVAETDDELIEKFLEEGVLTDEELKTGLAKAIIAAKVAPVCACASLANLGSSVVLDAIVNLLPSPDQRPARVGTHPKTGDAVERPGTADAPFSALVFKTMADPFAGRLTIFRVFSGTLKGDAFYNVNKETAERYGQLYIMAGKEQKPVDQAIPGMVVAVAKLKETTTGDTLCEEANPISYPMIEPLPTVIAYAVSAKKGDEEKLFSSITRLLDEDLTLKLTREQQTHETLISGVGQVHLEVIGEKIKRKFGVEMELRTPKVPYRETLKGKVTVQGKHKKQSGGRGQFGDCTIEMEPLPRGEQFQFLDKIVGGVIPQQYRPAVEKGIIEAMEKGVIAGYPFVDLKVSLIDGSYHTVDSSEMAFKVAGSLAFKKGVVQANPVLLEPITEVEVRVPKDFVGDVMGDLNSRRGRVLGMDSTDKYEVINAHVPQSEILLYALDLTSMTGGRGTFTVKFSHYEEVPAQIAEKIIAEYEKEKAEE
- a CDS encoding 3-deoxy-D-manno-octulosonic acid transferase codes for the protein MPLFSVLYTLLSTALFLCLLPLLPLIACREKYRRRLFQRLGFGLAARLRTLSPPPAGVPTIWIHALSVGEVTSALPLVRGVREHFPQARIIFSATTRAGNQVADKVLSPLVDALIAAPLDLGPVASFFIRSLRPDLFILVETDFWPHWLHCLARRNIPTLLVNGRISAPSFARYRRFAWLFRPMFQTFTLLSMQTKADTDKMVSLGLDPQQVTTLGNLKFDTSQLTEHQESRGDTVWLKQRYGFSTAAPLWICGSTHPGEEQPIFQVYRRLLADLPQLQLLLAPRNIERAKEIVALGREQGLACRRWTSGKDAQGPLLILDTIGELAGCYPMAEVVFIGGSLAPFGGHNPIEPAAAGVPVLFGPHMEDFAEIAAELHQRGGARQVDSTDALYVELRHLFADQAARRQMAEAAGLCVRLNRGVVGRHLEVISRLVARGKHHNRHE
- a CDS encoding diaminopimelate decarboxylase — protein: MPMSQAFKDRLYPHLPAIVAHYGTPFHIYDEAGIRETGRRLKAAFADIPEFREYYAVKALPNPSVLAIMQDMGFGFDCSSITELMLARELGAKPDDIMFTSNNTSAEDFAAAAADGGCILNLDDITLIDKVPTMPELVCFRYNPGRRRTGNDIIGKPEEAKYGVSHEQIVEAYRLAQARGAKRFGLHTMLASNELHYSYMVQTAAMLLELVETISKELGITFEFINIGGGLGIPYLPDIDPLNIEAMGEEITALFVDFKDHHGYCPALYMESGRYMTGPHGALVVRAINRKDIYRTYIGVDACMSALMRPALYGAYHHIEVLGKEGGEMETVDVVGSLCENNDKFAVQRPLPRITDGDILIIQDSGAHGHAMGFNYNGKMRPQELLLGKDGVVRMIRREERPEDYFATLTFEEKILNL
- a CDS encoding 16S rRNA (uracil(1498)-N(3))-methyltransferase produces the protein MNLLLIEPAELVVGEVSLTGRRSEHLRKVLKVVPGDTVRVGVVQGQVGTGRVLAIDGELVRLAVELTHQPVCDLHIELILALPRPIMLQRILKQATVLGVRRFHLIRSRRVEKSFFHSPVLAPDKIRTFLLEGMEQAMDTWLPEVSIHPQFKPFVEDVLPTLNGQGLIAHPDADGTLVGLPVSGVAGQRLLLAVGPEGGWSDYELQRFLDQGFYGFTMGSRILHVDTAVVSLLAQLQLLYDLRKR